A single genomic interval of Phycisphaerae bacterium harbors:
- a CDS encoding family 78 glycoside hydrolase catalytic domain: MGRDQDRIVSGKAQPARLRCEYLADPLGIDVVQPRLSWVVESEERGQHQTAYQVVVASTAELLAGDCGDLWDSGRVESDRTIHVEYAGKALASRMRCFWKVRVWDKDGGESAWSEPARWSMGLLASSDWQAQWIACGEPFSPKVRHGYLSGTASSADTPKWVVVDLGGERSIDAVRLCPARPHDRSSRSAYLFPVRYRIEVGRRSDFSDAVVVVDETRADVGDPGEEGPIHCFEPMSIRYVRLTVTRLAGGDGEGFAFALSEMEVLSSLEGWPQKDGSVVRQNVGKLACTVWAADSVEEDGWSREYLVDGCGAQTEPGCGWPADQPATMVRREFEVRGPIRRAEVSVTGLGVYELRINGRRVGDHLLAPEWTCYRKRIQYQTYDVTELLREGPNAVGGQLSGGWWTGPLWCMDNSMVAARCCLLMRLDIELADGSKQTVVSDGLWQASVEGPIRRAGIYFGETYDATREMAGWDEAGFGAAGWTPVLVLPHPHGVEQARLAAQPNEPIRVSRELRPVSVSEPKPGTYVFDMGQNMVGWCRLRADAPVGTKITVRHAEVLDEEGMLYTANLRGAAQVNEYTWGGGEAELEPHFTYHGFRYVEVTGLPYRPGLEAITGRVFHSAAPEAGAFACSNELVNQIMHCVEWVQRGNLHGVPTDCPQRTEREGWTGDIQAFSQTAVFNMDMAGFFTKWVRDIRDSQSDAGHFPDAAPHPSDPNRRMRGAPGWGDAGTIVPWRMYQNYADVRVLEEHYESAKGWIELIWSNNPGLLWLKDRGDGDYGDWLNGDSLPLPGYPRGISAAPKEVFGTAFFAHSAEIVGKMAAVLGRMEDAWRYGRLFEGIRAAFQRAYVGRDGRIEGDTQAGYALALHFGLLDEAMASRAVDHLVEAIGRYRSHVSTGMQATHRMMLELSRHGRHDEAWRLINLHSVPSWGYMIEQGATTIWERWDAYVEGQGPWGGFQHPDMNSFNHWAMGSVGEWVWRELAGIHPDENEPGYKHIVLRPRPCGDLRWVKARYESIRGPIGVEWRIGDGRFTLDIEVPANTTATVWVPAGQDNTVEAEGAAFIRKEGDFAVFAVGSGQYHFQAGR; this comes from the coding sequence ATGGGACGCGATCAGGACAGGATCGTATCGGGCAAAGCTCAGCCGGCGCGGCTGCGATGCGAGTATCTGGCGGATCCTCTGGGGATCGACGTGGTCCAGCCACGGTTGAGTTGGGTGGTGGAGTCGGAGGAACGCGGGCAGCATCAGACGGCGTACCAGGTGGTGGTGGCGTCGACGGCTGAGTTGCTGGCGGGGGATTGCGGCGATTTGTGGGACAGCGGCAGGGTGGAGTCGGATCGGACGATCCACGTGGAGTACGCGGGCAAGGCGTTGGCGTCGCGGATGCGGTGTTTTTGGAAGGTGCGGGTGTGGGACAAGGACGGCGGGGAGTCGGCGTGGAGCGAGCCGGCGCGGTGGTCGATGGGGCTGTTGGCATCGTCGGACTGGCAGGCCCAGTGGATTGCGTGCGGCGAGCCGTTTTCGCCGAAGGTGCGGCATGGATATCTCAGCGGGACCGCCTCGTCGGCGGACACGCCGAAATGGGTGGTGGTCGATTTGGGCGGCGAGCGGTCGATTGACGCGGTGCGGCTTTGTCCGGCGCGGCCGCATGATCGGTCAAGCAGGTCGGCGTACCTTTTTCCGGTTCGGTACAGGATCGAGGTGGGGCGTAGATCGGATTTTTCAGATGCGGTAGTGGTCGTCGACGAGACGCGGGCGGACGTGGGCGATCCGGGCGAGGAAGGGCCGATCCATTGCTTTGAGCCGATGTCGATCCGGTACGTGCGGCTGACGGTGACGAGGCTGGCCGGTGGCGACGGTGAGGGTTTTGCGTTCGCCTTGTCGGAGATGGAGGTCTTGTCGAGTCTGGAGGGTTGGCCGCAGAAGGATGGGTCGGTGGTGCGGCAGAACGTGGGAAAGCTGGCGTGTACGGTCTGGGCGGCGGATTCGGTGGAGGAGGACGGCTGGTCGAGGGAGTATCTGGTGGACGGCTGCGGAGCGCAGACGGAACCCGGGTGCGGATGGCCGGCGGATCAGCCGGCGACGATGGTTCGGAGGGAGTTTGAGGTTCGCGGGCCGATTCGGCGGGCTGAGGTGTCGGTGACGGGGTTGGGGGTTTATGAACTGCGGATCAACGGGCGGCGGGTGGGCGATCACCTGTTGGCTCCGGAGTGGACATGCTACCGGAAGCGTATTCAGTACCAGACGTACGATGTGACGGAGCTGCTTCGCGAGGGGCCCAACGCGGTCGGCGGGCAGTTGAGCGGCGGATGGTGGACGGGGCCGTTGTGGTGCATGGACAATTCCATGGTCGCTGCCCGGTGCTGTCTGCTGATGCGGCTTGATATTGAACTGGCGGATGGGTCGAAGCAGACGGTGGTGAGCGATGGTTTGTGGCAAGCGAGCGTTGAGGGTCCGATCCGGCGGGCTGGGATCTACTTCGGCGAGACGTACGACGCGACGAGGGAGATGGCGGGTTGGGATGAGGCGGGTTTCGGCGCGGCTGGGTGGACGCCGGTGCTGGTGCTGCCGCATCCGCACGGGGTGGAGCAGGCGAGGCTGGCGGCTCAGCCGAACGAGCCGATCCGGGTGTCGCGGGAACTGCGGCCGGTGTCGGTGAGCGAGCCGAAGCCGGGAACGTACGTGTTCGACATGGGCCAGAACATGGTCGGCTGGTGCCGGTTGAGGGCGGACGCGCCGGTCGGGACGAAGATCACGGTGCGGCACGCGGAGGTGCTGGATGAGGAGGGGATGCTGTATACGGCGAACCTGCGCGGTGCGGCGCAGGTCAACGAGTACACGTGGGGCGGCGGCGAGGCGGAACTGGAGCCGCATTTCACGTATCACGGTTTTCGGTACGTGGAGGTGACGGGTTTGCCGTATCGACCGGGCTTGGAGGCGATCACGGGACGGGTTTTTCATTCGGCGGCGCCGGAGGCTGGGGCGTTTGCCTGTTCGAACGAGCTGGTCAACCAGATCATGCATTGCGTGGAGTGGGTACAACGAGGCAACCTGCATGGGGTTCCCACCGACTGTCCTCAGCGGACGGAGCGGGAGGGCTGGACGGGCGACATTCAGGCGTTCTCACAGACCGCGGTGTTCAACATGGACATGGCGGGTTTTTTCACCAAGTGGGTGCGCGACATTCGCGACTCGCAGTCGGATGCCGGGCACTTTCCGGACGCGGCGCCGCATCCGAGCGATCCGAACCGGCGGATGCGCGGCGCGCCGGGGTGGGGCGACGCGGGGACGATCGTTCCGTGGCGGATGTATCAGAACTACGCGGACGTGCGGGTGCTGGAGGAGCATTACGAGTCGGCCAAAGGGTGGATTGAGTTGATCTGGTCCAACAATCCTGGGCTGCTGTGGCTGAAGGATCGCGGCGACGGCGATTACGGCGATTGGCTCAACGGGGACTCGCTTCCGCTTCCGGGCTATCCTCGCGGGATCAGTGCGGCGCCGAAGGAGGTGTTCGGCACGGCGTTTTTCGCCCATTCGGCCGAGATTGTCGGCAAGATGGCGGCGGTTTTGGGACGGATGGAAGACGCGTGGCGGTACGGCCGGTTGTTTGAGGGCATCCGGGCGGCATTCCAGCGCGCGTACGTCGGACGGGACGGGCGGATCGAGGGCGATACCCAGGCGGGTTACGCCTTGGCGTTGCACTTTGGTTTGCTGGATGAGGCGATGGCGTCCAGGGCGGTGGATCATCTGGTGGAGGCAATCGGCCGGTATCGCAGCCACGTGTCCACCGGCATGCAGGCGACGCACCGGATGATGCTCGAGCTTTCGCGGCACGGCCGGCACGACGAGGCGTGGCGGCTGATCAATCTTCACAGCGTGCCGTCGTGGGGCTACATGATTGAGCAGGGAGCGACGACGATCTGGGAGCGGTGGGACGCGTACGTTGAGGGGCAGGGGCCCTGGGGCGGGTTTCAGCATCCGGACATGAACTCGTTTAATCACTGGGCGATGGGATCGGTGGGCGAATGGGTGTGGCGCGAGTTGGCGGGGATCCATCCGGATGAGAACGAGCCGGGATACAAGCATATCGTTCTACGGCCGCGGCCGTGCGGCGATCTGAGGTGGGTCAAGGCGCGGTACGAATCGATTCGCGGGCCGATTGGTGTGGAGTGGAGAATCGGCGATGGGAGATTCACTTTGGACATTGAAGTTCCCGCCAATACCACCGCGACGGTCTGGGTTCCGGCGGGACAGGACAATACGGTAGAGGCGGAGGGCGCAGCGTTCATCCGCAAGGAAGGGGATTTCGCGGTGTTTGCCGTCGGATCGGGTCAATATCATTTCCAGGCGGGACGATAG
- a CDS encoding substrate-binding domain-containing protein, which produces MADFDVGKGKIEQVREAIIERIAADRLREGARIPGECELSEVLGVSRNTVREAIGGLVQEGLLRRRRGSGTYLVGGSGRTGGSAGGRDAFRVGFVVFKSVGLAPTPYVLHVMHGLAEPSESMPRMEITLLGSEPVFAEAGGLHFMDSARHRRVDGFLFSVVEHVAPGQLAELREMGYPVVFLSADYPEGDYPSVRVDLADGYAKVTQRLLFSGRRRIGVVAGRREGRSAAACLGGYVTAHSRIGAACDLSLVRYTEGVEAAIVSAADGLVDAGADAVLCYDDEAAVKLVRHVQARGVRVPEDVAVVGANDTVGELADVPALTTLRLPLGQMGRACRDLFARHGRGEAIGGGSIVFEPQLIIRQSALGDSGV; this is translated from the coding sequence ATGGCCGATTTTGACGTCGGAAAGGGCAAGATCGAACAGGTTCGGGAGGCGATTATCGAGCGGATCGCCGCGGATCGCCTGCGGGAAGGGGCGCGGATACCTGGGGAATGCGAGTTGAGTGAGGTGCTGGGAGTTTCGCGGAACACGGTTCGGGAGGCGATCGGGGGGTTGGTGCAGGAGGGATTGCTGCGGCGTCGGCGTGGTTCGGGGACCTATCTGGTCGGCGGATCGGGGCGTACGGGCGGGTCGGCCGGCGGGCGCGACGCATTTCGGGTGGGGTTTGTCGTCTTTAAGAGCGTGGGGTTGGCCCCTACGCCGTACGTTTTGCACGTGATGCATGGGCTGGCTGAGCCGAGCGAGTCGATGCCGCGGATGGAAATCACGCTATTGGGGTCGGAGCCGGTATTCGCGGAGGCGGGCGGGCTGCACTTTATGGACAGCGCGCGGCACCGGCGGGTGGATGGTTTTTTGTTTTCGGTGGTCGAGCACGTGGCGCCCGGACAGTTGGCGGAGTTGCGGGAGATGGGCTATCCGGTGGTGTTCCTGAGTGCGGACTATCCGGAAGGGGACTATCCGAGCGTGCGGGTCGATCTGGCGGACGGGTATGCGAAGGTGACGCAGCGGCTGTTGTTTTCGGGGCGGCGGCGGATCGGGGTGGTGGCGGGGCGGCGCGAGGGCCGGAGCGCAGCGGCGTGTCTGGGCGGTTACGTGACGGCGCACAGCCGGATCGGGGCGGCGTGCGACCTGTCGTTGGTTCGGTATACGGAAGGGGTGGAGGCGGCGATCGTATCGGCGGCGGATGGATTGGTCGATGCCGGGGCTGATGCGGTGCTGTGCTATGACGATGAGGCGGCGGTCAAATTGGTCCGTCACGTTCAGGCCCGAGGCGTTCGCGTTCCGGAGGATGTGGCGGTGGTGGGTGCGAACGATACGGTGGGGGAGTTGGCGGACGTGCCGGCTTTGACGACGCTTCGGTTACCGCTTGGGCAGATGGGGCGGGCGTGCCGCGACCTGTTCGCGCGGCACGGTCGCGGCGAGGCCATTGGAGGCGGGTCGATTGTCTTTGAGCCGCAGTTGATCATTCGCCAGAGTGCATTGGGCGACAGCGGGGTATAG